The following coding sequences are from one Leishmania major strain Friedlin complete genome, chromosome 36 window:
- a CDS encoding putative oxidoreductase has product MSKAYDIIVIGSGAAGCAAARACALRHPAASIALIEQGSRAAVPQVMRIPLMQPYIASVRKARPFLQTLTCVAEANLAGRSLPFTLGRGLGGSWLCNDMKYMRGTRKDYEGWADASWTYDTLLPVFKILEANSRGRSRDHGEDGPLRVTDAQRSNIDSGMNVLFFEACEAAGVPATNDFNAGEADGFSAMQSYIDGGARVQAFHALIGGTRPRTPNLDLLDETCAERIHCTAGRVRAVEVSHRGDKRLLEARHVVVCAGTLRSPLLLQRSGIGAKGSVLDAPAVGQNLITTSAADLVFRIRNSSNVYSKSISWRNSSYLYRQWREYKENRSGVFSAFVEGAAYVRSQLQQDAPDLSILFFRTPQMGMVHWPMDGFTMRVTHHYPSSRGEVLYDGSKGTTLIRSGMLSTREDVLAMDEGVQWVGLLTTRDGTLRSVNHVDEKGRHVSPFWSYGAALHHPRDGLITQCGTAAFLAEHVKSGGDLYGTCAMGTVVDSQLRVKGIAGLFVADSSVVPVPTVASSSTLGSAIGARVASFIH; this is encoded by the coding sequence ATGAGCAAGGCGTACGACATCATCGTGATCGGCTCCGGCGCCGCGGGCTGTGCggccgcgcgcgcctgcgcttTGCGCCACCCTGCTGCTTCCATCGCCCTCATCGAGCAAGGCAGTCGCGCGGCTGTTCCGCAGGTGATGCGGATACCGCTAATGCAGCCCTACATCGCATCAGTGCGGAAGGCCAGGCCATTTCTACAGACGTTGACGTGCGTAGCGGAGGCAAACCTAGCCGGCCGCTCTCTGCCGTTCACGCTTGGCCGTggcctcggcggcagctggcTTTGCAACGACATGAAGTACATGCGCGGCACTCGCAAGGACTACGAAGGATGGGCGGACGCCTCTTGGACCTATgacacgctgctgccagTTTTCAAGATTCTGGAGGCGAATTCACGCGGCCGTTCGCGCGACCACGGTGAGGACGGCCCCCTGCGCGTGACGGATGCACAGCGCAGCAATATCGACTCAGGCATGAATGTGCTCTTCTTCGAAGCCTGCGAGGCAGCAGGAGTGCCTGCGACGAACGACTTCAACGCTGGCGAGGCGGACGGCTTCTCGGCCATGCAGTCCTACATTgacggaggcgcgcgcgtgcaggctTTCCACGCGTTGATTGGGGGCACGCGGCCCCGCACCCCAAACCTCGATCTGCTGGACGAAACTTGCGCGGAGCGCATCCACTGCACGGCTGGAAGggtgcgcgcggtggaggtTTCGCATCGTGGAGACAAGAGGCTACTGGAGGCCCGGCACGTCGTGGTGTGCGCTGGAACGCTGCGCAGTCcactcctgctgcagcgcagcggcatcggtgCGAAAGGTAGCGTGCTGGACGCGCCGGCGGTCGGGCAGAATCTGATCACCACAAGCGCCGCCGATCTCGTCTTTCGCATCCGCAACTCATCCAACGTCTACAGCAAGTCCATCAGCTGGCGCAACTCGTCGTATTTGTACCGGCAGTGGCGCGAGTACAAAGAAaaccgcagcggcgtgtTTAGCGCCTTCGTCGAGGGTGCTGCCTACGTGCggtcgcagctgcagcaagACGCGCCGGATCTGTCCATTCTCTTCTTTCGCACTCCGCAAATGGGGATGGTGCACTGGCCGATGGACGGCTTCACAATGCGGGTGACGCATCACTACCCGTCGAGTCGCGGCGAGGTGCTCTACGACGGCAGCAAGGGCACCACGCTCATTCGAAGCGGGATGCTCTCCACAAGGGAGGATGTGCTGGCCATGGACGAAGGGGTGCAGTGGGTGGGCCTCCTGACCACACGCGACGGCACCCTGCGGTCAGTCAACCACGTCGATGAGAAGGGACGGCACGTGAGCCCGTTCTGGTCCTACGGTGCGGCACTGCACCACCCCCGCGACGGCCTCATCACACAATGCGGCACAGCCGCCTTCTTGGCGGAGCATGTGAAGAGCGGCGGAGATCTCTACGGCACCTGTGCCATGGGGACCGTGGTAGACAGCCAGCTGCGCGTGAAAGGGATTGCCGGGCTGTTCGTGGCGGACAGCAGCGTTGTGCCGGTACCCACagtggcgagcagcagcacgcttGGCAGTGCCATCGGTGCCCGCGTCGCTTCCTTTATTCACTGA
- a CDS encoding putative 60S ribosomal protein L22, whose protein sequence is MVAVRAKVGSRSYVRQKQLAKGKKVFKIDCSIPAADGIFSEDVLGNFEQFFQDNTKLNGRKGKLSDKVRLSMNDNVLTISTTMAYRKKYFKYLTKKFLKKKDLRDWIRILATGKGTYQLKYFNIQDQEE, encoded by the coding sequence ATGGTCGCCGTTCGCGCTAAGGTTGGCTCCCGCAGCTACGTCCGCCAGAAGCAGCTGGCCAAGGGCAAGAAGGTCTTCAAGATTGACTGCAGCATCCCGGCCGCCGACGGCATCTTCAGTGAGGATGTGCTTGGCAACTTCGAGCAGTTCTTCCAGGACAACACGAAGCTGAACGGGCGCAAGGGCAAGCTGTCTGATAAGGTCCGCCTGTCGATGAACGACAACGTTCTGACCATCAGCACCACGATGGCGTACCGCAAGAAGTATTTCAAGTACCTCACGAAGAAGTTCCTCAAGAAGAAGGACCTGCGCGACTGGATCCGCATCCTCGCCACCGGCAAGGGGACGTACCAGCTCAAGTACTTCAACATCCAGGACCAGGAGGAATAA